The Grus americana isolate bGruAme1 chromosome 5, bGruAme1.mat, whole genome shotgun sequence region TTAGGAGAAGTAGCCTGTGGAAGCAGTGTATTGGATCCACCTGGGacaaattgaaataaatgtcCTCCCCCTCTCATTGCACTTCAATGTAGCCTTGATACTCTCTTCAAAAATCTTCTTTTACTGCTTGCTATTGTTTTCTGGCTGAGTAATTTAGAAGTCTATAGCTATATGCCTTTATTTCTGCTCCAAGTTATAAAAGCTATggaaatatctttcttttcccctacaGAGCGAGGATTCAGTAGAGCGTTAAGGATGGATGGTTAGCTCCTGTATCTTCCTCTGTAGCTCAAATGCATAGTTTGAGGGTGCCCATTTCATTCCCTAGGTACCTATGCCATATATTTAACATATATTTAATAAGCTAAACCAACCTCACCCATCTCCGTCCTACCTAAGGGAAGAGGCAGGGTCCGAGCGGAGccgcagccaggagcaggcgcATGGTGTGGTAATAACGCGGCCCCGTTCTGCCATACACCAAAGATTTTAGTATCAGTTACTGCTTCCGTTAGCTTATTTTAAGACAACAATAAAGCAAGCAATGTGCACGCATGTGTGTTTAATATAAATGATAATCTGCAGAAGCACCATTTCCTCGGTTCTCGTGGAGACGTTGCTGGCGCTGGGCTCTTGGGAAATTCGCAGCGATGGAATTTTTTAAGAGTTTGGGTTTGTGCTCTCCCCCCTCCCACTTAAGTTATATGAAAGTTTTCTATTCATCATGAAGATTTATTGATTGTTCTAGGGCTGTGGGATAATTAAATATACAAAGGCTTGGCAGTTGTAgtagaaaatattctttcagaaatgctaaCAATATGTTAAATCCAAGGAATTCCACTCCTAGTACTCCATGGGGTCATTAATAAGTTCAGTGCAGGGGATATAAATATACATGACACCATTTAAAAATCAGGTACATGACTGGACTATAGCTATTGAGTTTATGTCTCACTTATCCCTTAGTTACTAAGGTTAGTAACCCCTCCCCCTCACTTCCATTACGCTCATTATTTTACGGCTGAATAAAATCATATATAAATGTCATTCATGGGTTTTTAGTCTCACGAGGACTTGTGTGCTAGAATTAAATGGAAATACATCATTCTGCAAATATCCCAACTTTTATGGAAAGTAAATTCTTgccacccctcccctccaatGCTAACTGTCCGGCTATGAAACGGGGCTATCTGCCCTCCGAGTGAGATTTTATTgctaaaataaagtaaaaattgttttaaaacaaagaacacaCATCTTTATAGTAAAACTCAAGTTTGTTTTACAATTAGAGAAAAGAGTCACATGgtcccccaaaaaaacccaagttttttatatatatattttgaaaatatatttaaaaacataaaaaactcTATAGTTAAACATATATTATGTTAATCAGTACACTTAAATATAGCTTAATTATATTTACAATATGACGcagttgcttttaaattttaatgccaatttcagttcttcccaaaaaccataaaattatataaatatacaataaatatttatgttacaCAAGGTGAATAATAGAGAACAAGGCCACAGACATTAACTTACAGTTGCAAGAGTCTTTACTTTAACACAGCACTAGGCCTGCTGACATGCATGATATACCTTTGTCACAAACAGACCACAGCAAGAGTTCAATTAAGTGATGTGAAAGaaaaccacccccacccccccatctcTGTTTTAACGAAAACTGCCAAGCCTGCGATCATGGATGCGTTAGGTCGGGCAGGTGAGAGCCGCGGGACTGCAGTTTAATTGCCAGCTTCACGTGCTATCGGTAGGCACGGAGTTGGCCTGTTACGGGGAATATCACTCTAGATGTAGCTACGGGACACAGATCTTCCGTGGGTTCTCAGCCCCGTCCCCGAGTCCCACGTGGGCTGCCCTTACCCCTCTGAACCTACTGTTAATTCTGCACCTCCCTCACCTATGCCAGGTGGGGACTGCTGACTTAAGGATGCTGCTGTGATTAACACGGGGAAATGAGGAACTTTATTTCTAGCATGATTTATGCATTAATACTTCTCTTTTGGAAATTCAATTTATTTGAACTGGGAATTATTTGACTCCTGCCTCTGAATTAGATTACTGTCATGTCCTAGctaccatttctttttccagtctaGATGAGTGATGTGTCTGTTGTTCACTCATTAGCATCATCCTTTCCTTGTCCTAAGCAACCAGCCCATTTTGAAGGAAGCCACCGTTACACCATCTGTCTTCTGTAGTTTAGGAATATTGTTGAAGTTTTGAGACATTTCAGTAAGGtatgggttggttggtttgtttcatttctgatttctaTGTGGGAGCTTGAATATCTGCAATCAATGGGGAAGGTTGAAGTTTGAAGTTCAGGTGGGTCACACAACCCTCTTCTTCGCACTCAGCGAGCGCGTGGCCGATGCCAAAGGTTTTCATTGTACAGCTAGGGTGGTTCTCCTTTGACAGCCAGTTATCCTAGCAAAGGGAAGCCCTTCTACCCTAAGTAGAAGAAATCACCAATTTTGAAGGTTAGCTTCCACCATCAGTTTCTACTAGTAATGACATAAACTCCCTGTTAAATATACTCTTCAAACAGAATTATTGTGGGGGAATCGTATTTCAAATAAGCTTTGCCCAGTCCAGGTTTTTATTAACTTGAACAGCAAGGCCGGCTACCTGAGTCCAGACTCAAAATCGAAAACATCCAGCCAATGCTCCCAGATGAAAGATGCCAGCACTGAAAGATGGTTCTGGCCTGAAacttccctcagcagcccttTCGCAACCCCGCTAACACTGGGGCCGTGGGCTCGCCTTGCCACCTACACAGTCCTAACGGCGCCTTGCATCTCTCTCACCCTCTACCAGagtccagcctcaaaactgaaaacatccagcTCAATGCAGATTCTGCAGCATTCAGAAGCAGTTacattttgcagtgttttcctctttgttcaGCTACTTTTCTTCATCTACAGGAATTACAAATATAGCATCTGCCTTTGGTGATCTCACTAATGAGCtatttctgcctctctgcccaCTGTAGTCAGTGCAAGTGCTATACACAGCTCTTCAGCTCACAACCTGCCTTTTTAGAAATACTTCTCAGGATGGTTAGAGGGGTAGCACAGGCTAAATACGTCTATCGGAACCTAAGCAACATTAAGCCAACTCCTCCGGCGCTTCCTCTTCACTTACTTCGAGAGTATACCACTCATATGgtaagtgaaatatttttaagaccaCAACCAACATACTTccagagggaggaaaggaaaaaaaaaaaaacaaccctcaaacacaaacaaacatgGTATAAGCAAATGCAGGTCTCAAAAGACAgcaaatagtaataaaaaaaaaaaaaagaaaaaacccaaaaaagctTGTTGCCATACAGTTAAATAAGTGCTGTCTTTAAGCCTGAAGTTCAACAATGTGAAGTGGAACATCACCATTCTTTTTCAgttgcctcttttttttattatttttttgtcagtaGTTGGATTGCTATTGCAAACACCTTCACAACATacaaaaaacaaatttgtttttaatccaGAATAAggtaatgactttttttttctttttcaatctgATGGGAGTTCAAAAGTAAAAGAGAAACAGTAAAACTATGACAACAGCACCTTGACATTGTTTTAATTCCAACGCTATCAGAAGTTAAAAGCAGTAAACAGATATAATACTAACAGGAATAAAGATACTTACTGTCTAAAACGTAAACGGAATGTTTTggttcaatttatttttctgaaagaggaCAGTTTATCATCAATTCACAATTGAAGCAGCAtgcaattttattctttttttttaaactttttatattttcaattcTTGGCAACGGCGACAAACCACAATGTTATCGAGGAATGTAATGcagacttttttgtttgcttggttttctttttttttttcttttttttttttttaaacttgtgcGCAAATGACTTTTGTTCCCCTTCAGGTCATGGATATGTTCAATAAATAGATTGTGGAACCACTGTACTGTATAAACTTCAGTTATACATGCAGtccataaaattattttttactgaatAATTTACCCTgttatgtatatatacaaatagataattttgtttcaatatAATCTATACAACACAAATCCACTATCTTCCCCTTTTAATGGTTAATGTACATACACAGGAAGTGTCTATCCTTATAAAGCGCCAGCCGACTCTCTTTTTATTATCCATGGTGAGAGCTCTCACGTAAGACTGGGTAGTTCGGCACTGGGAGTTCCAGTGCCTCTTGTCTatgcccctgcagccctcctTTGTGTACCCCTTGGGGTTGCATTTGGTCTCGTAGAAGTATTGCTTCAGTTGGCCTTTGGGTACTGGGACTTTTTCCAGGACTGTGACAGTCGCCCCGGACATGTCCACTGCAGTCTTTTTCTCCGCCGCTGTCACCCACTCGCTCGTGCTGTCGCACACGCTCAGTTCCCCGCGGCGAGCTGGGTCAGAGTGGCGCCGGACCCTCATGGACATGTTTGCAGCATCCAAGTAGTTTTTGTACTCCTCGAGCAGGAAGAGCAGTGGGGGTTCCAAAGGCACTTGACTGCTTAGCATGACTCGGGATGTGTACAAGTCTGCATCCTTGTTTTCCTCACTGGGCTGGATGTCCTGGTCCTCATCTAGAAGCTCCTCTATGACATGTTCAAAAGTGTCCGCCAGCGATGTCAGTCCTCTTGAACCAGCATTGGGCCCATTTAGGCTCTCAAGAGTCCCGTGGGTCCGAAGACCTGGGTAAGCCAAGCTGCCTTGTCCTCTTACACTAGCTTCTTTCATCGGGGCAGCTTTCATGCAACTGAAGTATGAGATAACCATAGTAAGGAAAAGGATGGTCATCACTCTTCTCACTTGGTGGAACTGCGAAGgacaagaacaagaaaaaaaatttattgcTCCATCCCTTGTAAGTTAAAAATTCACCCGAGTTGTCATGAGACATTatgcattttctgcagagaCCTGCTGCATGCAGCCGCAACTCATTACCAGTGATAAAGCATACGCTTGTACAAGGGTATTCTTTGATTTAGAGTTTCAGATAAAGCATATGCCAAAGCTTAGGCAACATTGATAAAAGCAAGTCAGAGTTCTCACATGCCGAAGTCCTTCTGTAGTATTAGATCAGATACTATACAGACCCCTTATTTGTTGACTGATTACACCTATTTCAAGTAACAGCAAAAGCTGAACTGCTGTTTAGCAATGCAACATTCTGCAGTAAAAGGCAGCTTTGCAAGTGTGAAAGGCAAGACTTCCATTTCAagtgcaaatgcaaatatttgctttttaatatctctCTATGCCGAAAATGCTTTGTCATTCTATCTACAAAAACCTGAACCGCACCAGGATaaattgcatttgtattttgaaagcaaCCTTCAAAACACAGGAAGAGGCCATACAATTCTGACGTCTTAGCAGGTCAATTCCTCATCTAAAAGTAGAAGTTATGTATGCATAAATACAGAACAAGAAAATGGTCCAGGACAGTGTGCTCACTACCATACTAAATTTGAGCTGGACAGATGCTTGCGTCACGTGAATGCCATGGAAGGGACCTGCTGGATTACAGAGCTGATAAGAGCTATACTGAAATGACAGTACCAGAACCACTGTACTTTCCCAGAGCCCCATACCGCCTGTTCTCAAATGGGCAAAGCATCTGTTTAAACCCAGTTAAAGTCCAGAGCTCAGCATGAAAACCAGAAGCACAACCAGCCCTACTACCATATTGGAACACAGAGCAGTTTGCCCATTTCCCTCACGGTCTGCCCCAAGTTCTGGCGCACGTTATGGGCCACGCT contains the following coding sequences:
- the BDNF gene encoding brain-derived neurotrophic factor isoform X3 — encoded protein: MTILFLTMVISYFSCMKAAPMKEASVRGQGSLAYPGLRTHGTLESLNGPNAGSRGLTSLADTFEHVIEELLDEDQDIQPSEENKDADLYTSRVMLSSQVPLEPPLLFLLEEYKNYLDAANMSMRVRRHSDPARRGELSVCDSTSEWVTAAEKKTAVDMSGATVTVLEKVPVPKGQLKQYFYETKCNPKGYTKEGCRGIDKRHWNSQCRTTQSYVRALTMDNKKRVGWRFIRIDTSCVCTLTIKRGR
- the BDNF gene encoding brain-derived neurotrophic factor isoform X1, which translates into the protein MFHQVRRVMTILFLTMVISYFSCMKAAPMKEASVRGQGSLAYPGLRTHGTLESLNGPNAGSRGLTSLADTFEHVIEELLDEDQDIQPSEENKDADLYTSRVMLSSQVPLEPPLLFLLEEYKNYLDAANMSMRVRRHSDPARRGELSVCDSTSEWVTAAEKKTAVDMSGATVTVLEKVPVPKGQLKQYFYETKCNPKGYTKEGCRGIDKRHWNSQCRTTQSYVRALTMDNKKRVGWRFIRIDTSCVCTLTIKRGR